A stretch of Cupriavidus necator DNA encodes these proteins:
- a CDS encoding glycerophosphodiester phosphodiesterase, producing the protein MPSQSRLSAPRRRPSLFPVLAFRRWLFPAAAACAALVAGCATAPRPKPVSAAPVPAPAASAAPAAAATQPPKPLVIAHRGASALRPEHTLAAYAKAIEDGADAIEPDLVMTRDGVLVARHENDITGTTNVAELPQFAERKRTKVIDGERLSGWFTEDFTLAELKTLRARERIPRLRPDNARLNDQFEVPTFDEIVRLAEQAALRTGKPIGIYAELKHPSYFRGIGLPLEDKLVAALRAQPYLRNAPVFIQCFETGSLRALRRTLGSGQHNVKLVQLIGNPRKGPADWKLAGDGRTFGDMLGATGLREVAAYADGIGPEKSSVVPRDAQGALAAPTPVVRQAHAAGLFVHPYTFRPENSFLPKVLQAGGDDATRSPSGMEREVQAFIAAGIDGFFTDDPALGRRAVDTPAR; encoded by the coding sequence ATGCCTAGTCAGTCCCGATTGAGCGCGCCGCGCCGGCGCCCCAGCCTCTTCCCTGTTCTTGCCTTCCGGCGTTGGCTGTTTCCGGCCGCCGCGGCCTGCGCCGCGCTGGTCGCGGGCTGCGCCACCGCGCCGCGCCCTAAGCCCGTGTCCGCGGCTCCGGTGCCGGCACCCGCCGCGAGCGCTGCGCCTGCGGCCGCCGCCACCCAGCCTCCCAAACCGCTGGTGATCGCCCATCGCGGCGCCAGCGCGCTGCGCCCCGAACATACACTTGCCGCCTACGCCAAAGCCATCGAGGACGGCGCCGACGCCATCGAGCCCGACCTGGTCATGACACGCGACGGCGTGCTGGTAGCGCGCCACGAGAACGACATCACCGGCACCACCAACGTGGCCGAACTGCCGCAGTTCGCCGAGCGCAAGCGCACCAAGGTGATCGACGGCGAGCGCCTGAGCGGCTGGTTCACCGAAGACTTCACGCTGGCGGAGCTCAAGACGCTGCGCGCGCGTGAGCGCATCCCGCGCCTGCGCCCGGACAATGCGCGCCTGAACGACCAGTTCGAGGTGCCGACCTTCGACGAGATCGTGCGCCTGGCCGAGCAGGCCGCGCTGCGCACCGGCAAACCCATCGGCATCTACGCAGAGCTGAAGCACCCGAGCTACTTCCGCGGCATCGGGCTGCCGCTCGAGGACAAGCTGGTGGCCGCGCTGCGGGCACAACCCTACCTGCGCAACGCACCCGTGTTTATCCAATGCTTCGAGACCGGCAGCCTGCGCGCGCTGCGGCGCACGCTTGGCAGCGGGCAGCACAACGTGAAGCTGGTGCAGCTCATCGGCAACCCGCGCAAGGGCCCGGCCGACTGGAAGCTGGCGGGCGACGGCCGCACCTTCGGCGACATGCTGGGCGCGACCGGCCTGCGCGAGGTGGCAGCCTATGCCGACGGCATCGGCCCCGAGAAGAGCAGCGTGGTGCCGCGCGATGCGCAGGGCGCGCTGGCTGCGCCGACGCCGGTGGTGCGCCAGGCGCATGCTGCCGGGCTGTTCGTCCATCCCTACACCTTCCGTCCGGAAAACAGCTTCCTGCCCAAGGTGCTGCAGGCCGGCGGCGACGACGCCACGCGCAGCCCGTCCGGCATGGAGCGGGAAGTGCAGGCCTTTATCGCGGCCGGCATCGATGGTTTCTTCACCGACGACCCGGCGCTGGGCCGGCGCGCGGTGGATACGCCGGCGCGCTGA